From one Bos taurus isolate L1 Dominette 01449 registration number 42190680 breed Hereford chromosome 24, ARS-UCD2.0, whole genome shotgun sequence genomic stretch:
- the OR9M1 gene encoding olfactory receptor family 9 subfamily M member 1 — protein sequence MEVENSTVKSQFFLLGFSDHPELQSVLFAVFLSIYSVTLMGNLGMILLITASPPLHTPMYFFLRILSFVDACYSSVIAPKLLVDLVSDKKTISYNGCAAQLYFFCFLVDTESFLLTVMAYDRYIAICNPLLYTVIMSKRICCQLAIGAFLGGTMSSVIHTTNTFHLSFCSNEINHFFCDISPLFSLSCTDAYIHDIVLVVFASLVEALCLLTVLLSYILIIAAILKTGSAEGRRKGFSTCASHLIVVSIYHGTLIFIYLRPSAGHSLDIDKVTSVFYTLIIPMLNPLIYSLRNKDVKNAFRKMISRKFLS from the coding sequence ATGGAGGTGGAGAACAGCACTGTGAAGTCACAGTTCTTTCTCTTGGGATTCAGTGACCACCCAGAACTGCAGAGTGTTCTTTTTGCTGTGTTTTTGTCCATCTACTCTGTTACCCTGATGGGCAACCTTGGGATGATTTTATTAATCACAGCCAGTCCCCCTTTGCACACCCCTATGTACTTTTTTCTCCGCATCTTGTCTTTCGTAGACGCCTGCTACTCTTCAGTCATTGCCCCCAAGTTACTTGTGGACTTAGTTTCTGATAAGAAGACCATTTCTTACAACGGCTGTGCTGCACAGTtatatttcttctgctttttggTGGACACAGAGTCTTTTCTCTTGACTGTCATGGCTTATGACCGGTATATAGCCATCTGCAACCCCCTGCTTTACACCGTTATTATGTCCAAGAGGATTTGCTGCCAGCTTGCAATTGGAGCGTTTTTAGGGGGCACCATGAGCTCAGTGATTCACACCACTAATACCTTTCACCTGTCTTTCTGCTCCAATGAAATTAACCATTTCTTTTGTGACAtctcccctctcttctctctgtcctGCACTGACGCCTACATCCATGACATTGTACTGGTGGTCTTTGCTAGTTTAGTGGAAGCCCTCTGCCTTCTAACAGTTCTCCTTTCTTATATCCTCATCATAGCAGCCATTCTTAAAACAGGTTCTGccgaaggaagaagaaaaggattcTCCACTTGTGCGTCCCATCTGATTGTGGTCTCTATCTACCATGGTACCCTGATCTTCATTTATTTGCGTCCCAGTGCTGGCCATTCACTGGATATTGATAAAGTGACCTCTGTGTTCTATACATTGATTATACCTATGCTGAACCCCCTGATTTACAGTCTGAGGAACAAAGATGTGAAAAATGCTTTTAGGAAAATGATTAGCAGGAAATTTCTTTcttaa